The Enteractinococcus fodinae genome has a segment encoding these proteins:
- a CDS encoding PP2C family protein-serine/threonine phosphatase: protein MYSFTAAAATDVGYQRDLNEDSYLIRDGLYLVADGMGGHDGGELASAAVIDTFIQAYEQTPQPFELASLQEWLTQANRAVYDIAEGRAGTTLTLLTNVLHQDKPQLVVANVGDSRTYRYRANDEAFIQLTQDHSAVAEMVRLGQLSAEEAREHPARNVITRAVGSNLRLLADVVLLDANVGDRFLLCTDGLTGGVQDQEIGLILGAASTVQDAADQLVELALETDGSDNVTVVVAEVTETTQ, encoded by the coding sequence ATGTATAGTTTTACAGCCGCGGCCGCCACAGATGTGGGCTACCAGCGGGATCTGAACGAGGACTCCTACCTAATACGCGACGGATTATACCTGGTGGCCGACGGGATGGGCGGCCATGACGGCGGGGAGCTGGCTTCTGCCGCTGTCATCGACACGTTCATCCAGGCGTATGAGCAAACCCCGCAACCGTTTGAACTAGCGAGTCTCCAAGAGTGGCTCACCCAAGCCAACCGGGCGGTCTACGATATCGCCGAAGGCCGTGCCGGGACCACGCTGACCCTGTTGACCAATGTGCTGCACCAAGACAAGCCACAACTGGTTGTAGCCAATGTCGGAGACTCACGCACCTATCGTTATCGGGCCAATGACGAGGCCTTTATCCAGCTCACCCAAGATCACTCGGCTGTGGCTGAAATGGTCCGGTTGGGCCAACTGAGCGCCGAAGAAGCCCGCGAACACCCGGCGCGCAACGTCATCACCCGAGCGGTCGGCTCCAACTTGCGTCTGCTCGCCGATGTGGTGTTGTTGGACGCCAACGTGGGCGATCGCTTCTTGCTGTGCACCGACGGTTTGACCGGTGGGGTCCAAGACCAAGAGATCGGGCTCATCCTGGGAGCCGCATCGACGGTTCAAGATGCTGCAGATCAACTGGTTGAACTGGCCCTAGAAACCGATGGCTCAGATAATGTCACAGTCGTCGTCGCTGAAGTCACCGAGACCACCCAGTAG
- a CDS encoding adenylate/guanylate cyclase domain-containing protein: MTKDSDTHAEPTPTQPLDIVQPTPASSADLGAAEPFSETWTQAIKVLDEELIGGPRLLTPRDLAKELGVSIVSARKIWRAMGFPNIKADEKVFTQQDVAAMATIVELVREDVLNEETAISIARSIGQMTDRMVVWQIEALVEDKMSAEGLSDPEARREVVRLLPSVIESLEDVVTYSYRRQLNSALQRLTVRVEAGLAASEEGRDGTEDDTPLPLARAVGFADMVSYTALSRTMSERTLAQMVQRFEQICAEIIAVGGGHLVKTVGDEVLFNAETPEAGADIALALSQALNEDAVLPSARVSVVWGRVLSRLGDIYGPTVNLAARLTALADPGTVLVDQLTANVLADDERYILIPQPPQSVRGFGPINPSMLLRGAGDGIEVD, encoded by the coding sequence GTGACCAAAGATTCAGATACGCACGCTGAACCCACACCAACCCAGCCACTTGATATAGTGCAGCCAACGCCGGCCAGTTCAGCAGACTTAGGCGCCGCGGAACCATTTTCGGAAACCTGGACCCAAGCCATCAAAGTCCTCGATGAAGAACTCATCGGTGGCCCACGGCTTCTGACCCCGCGCGACCTGGCAAAAGAACTTGGTGTCTCAATCGTATCGGCCCGCAAGATTTGGCGTGCCATGGGCTTTCCGAACATCAAAGCCGACGAAAAGGTCTTTACCCAACAAGATGTCGCAGCCATGGCCACCATCGTGGAATTGGTTCGCGAAGATGTCCTCAACGAAGAAACCGCCATCTCAATTGCCCGATCCATCGGGCAGATGACCGACCGCATGGTGGTGTGGCAAATTGAGGCCCTGGTGGAAGACAAGATGAGCGCCGAAGGACTCTCGGACCCCGAAGCCCGCCGGGAAGTCGTGCGACTGCTGCCCTCGGTCATCGAATCCTTAGAAGACGTCGTAACCTACTCCTACCGGCGCCAGCTCAACTCTGCTTTACAGCGACTGACCGTACGTGTCGAAGCCGGTCTAGCGGCTTCCGAAGAAGGCCGGGACGGTACCGAGGACGATACACCCCTGCCGTTGGCCCGAGCCGTCGGCTTCGCCGACATGGTGTCCTATACGGCCTTGTCGCGGACCATGAGCGAGCGGACACTGGCCCAAATGGTGCAGCGGTTTGAACAAATCTGTGCCGAAATCATCGCCGTGGGCGGTGGCCACCTGGTCAAAACCGTCGGGGATGAAGTGTTGTTCAACGCCGAAACTCCCGAAGCCGGAGCCGACATTGCGCTGGCGCTGTCCCAAGCCCTGAATGAAGATGCCGTGTTGCCATCTGCGCGCGTTTCGGTGGTGTGGGGCCGTGTGCTGTCGCGATTGGGGGATATTTATGGCCCGACCGTCAACCTCGCGGCACGGTTAACAGCACTGGCCGATCCAGGGACAGTGCTGGTGGATCAGTTAACCGCCAATGTACTAGCCGATGATGAACGGTATATTTTAATTCCCCAACCACCGCAGTCGGTGCGCGGGTTCGGTCCGATTAATCCCTCCATGCTGCTGCGCGGCGCCGGAGACGGGATAGAGGTTGACTAA
- a CDS encoding PH domain-containing protein yields MRTHYVTGEHLLVRTRAHPSVLIRPAWYLILWAGAAGLFSGVLASYTMPDFIRSASPTLTTIGLGLIAIGVFLTVIRPLWQWLVSRYEITTHRVAHKLGAIAVKRHWVALHSLVSLKVHQSRRQRRRGSGDLHLMNSRGQTWVLHDIPEISEFQTLVDTERFGSHGRYANGSLSESRGL; encoded by the coding sequence ATGCGAACGCACTATGTGACGGGTGAACACCTGCTGGTGCGTACCCGTGCGCACCCATCGGTGTTAATCCGCCCGGCTTGGTACCTTATTTTATGGGCTGGGGCTGCAGGGTTGTTCTCCGGTGTGCTGGCCAGTTATACGATGCCCGACTTCATCCGGAGTGCAAGTCCGACCCTGACCACCATCGGGCTGGGGTTGATTGCCATCGGCGTGTTCCTGACAGTTATCCGACCACTGTGGCAGTGGTTAGTGTCGCGGTATGAGATCACAACGCATCGCGTTGCCCACAAACTGGGAGCGATCGCTGTGAAGCGACACTGGGTTGCGCTACATTCCTTAGTGTCGCTGAAGGTGCATCAGTCGCGTCGCCAGCGACGTCGTGGTTCAGGGGATCTGCACCTGATGAACTCTCGTGGCCAAACCTGGGTGCTGCATGACATCCCAGAAATTTCAGAATTTCAAACCCTTGTCGATACGGAACGCTTCGGTTCCCATGGCCGTTACGCTAACGGTTCGCTCAGTGAAAGTAGGGGCTTGTGA
- a CDS encoding biotin--[acetyl-CoA-carboxylase] ligase → MAQLQQQQIAPGVYWVEQTGSTQDLVIAAQHELAHGDVIATDHQTAGRGRLDRSWDTPAGTAAAMSIALRPKLASDLMGVLTLVVADGLVRWFRDLGVTAGVKWPNDVQGPDGKKLCGILAQWLPETHTVVVGVGTNLNFGEHPRLDTAGALADYGLDMPAQDFVIAARDRLVEAVDDFAAAPDISALEPTMTTIGQQVKAIMPGGNDIYGTAVGLGATGSLIVRGDTDEEIFAADIVHLRPAS, encoded by the coding sequence GTGGCGCAACTACAGCAGCAACAGATCGCCCCCGGGGTGTACTGGGTTGAACAGACCGGTTCGACGCAGGATCTGGTGATCGCAGCTCAGCACGAGCTTGCTCATGGGGATGTTATTGCCACTGACCACCAGACGGCAGGGCGTGGCAGGCTGGATCGTAGCTGGGACACTCCCGCCGGCACCGCAGCCGCCATGTCGATCGCGTTACGACCCAAGCTGGCATCAGACCTAATGGGCGTGTTGACACTGGTGGTGGCTGATGGCCTCGTGCGCTGGTTTCGTGACCTTGGTGTGACAGCCGGGGTGAAGTGGCCCAACGATGTGCAAGGTCCAGATGGTAAGAAACTGTGCGGTATTTTGGCGCAGTGGCTGCCTGAAACCCACACCGTGGTGGTTGGTGTGGGCACGAACCTGAATTTCGGAGAGCATCCGAGGCTTGACACAGCTGGCGCCCTGGCGGACTATGGCCTGGACATGCCAGCCCAAGACTTTGTGATCGCAGCTCGTGACCGTTTGGTTGAGGCCGTCGACGATTTCGCGGCTGCGCCGGATATTTCCGCATTGGAACCTACGATGACGACTATCGGCCAACAGGTCAAAGCGATTATGCCCGGGGGCAACGACATTTACGGGACTGCCGTGGGTCTTGGCGCCACCGGTAGCCTGATAGTACGCGGTGACACGGATGAAGAAATCTTTGCCGCAGATATTGTACATTTACGACCGGCCTCATAA
- a CDS encoding acyl-CoA carboxylase subunit beta, whose product MTNPAQSGDNLGVTTPDLTTTAGKLEDFFHRREAALLPTGQGPVDRQHARGKQTARERIQALLDDGSFVEFDQLRTHRTTSFGMDARHPEGDGVVAGYGTIDGHNVAIYAQDFTVFGGSLSKVNGEKIVKTQEFGATNGFPIIAINDGGGARIQEGVDSLAMFADIFRNNVMASGVVPQISIIMGPAAGGAAYSPALTDFVVMVDQTSHMFITGPDVIKSVTGEEVDMETLGGARQHNETSGTAAYMAADEQDAFDWVSELLDYLPAHNFITQEATFQQDLETSVEDLALDTIIPDSANQPYDMRQVIAAIVDDGALLQIQERYAPNVIVGLARIEGRTVGVVANQPSQLAGTLDIAASEKAARFVRFCDAFSIPIVTLVDVPGFLPGVDQEHSGIIRRGAKLIYAYAEATVPKITIITRKAFGGAYIVMGSKKLGADVNLAWPTAQIGVMGAQGAVNILYRRDLVAVEQDGGDVEARRAELIEDYETALLNPYEAADSGYIDAVIAPSETRAQVVRALRATVAKRESRPAKKHGNIPL is encoded by the coding sequence TTGACCAACCCCGCACAGTCTGGTGACAACCTGGGCGTCACTACCCCGGATCTCACCACCACTGCTGGCAAACTCGAAGACTTTTTCCACCGGCGCGAAGCAGCTCTGCTGCCCACCGGTCAGGGACCCGTCGATCGCCAACACGCCCGGGGAAAACAAACCGCCCGCGAACGGATCCAAGCACTGCTCGATGACGGTTCCTTCGTGGAATTCGATCAGCTGCGCACCCACCGCACCACCTCGTTTGGGATGGATGCCCGCCATCCAGAAGGCGACGGGGTCGTCGCGGGATACGGAACCATTGATGGACATAACGTCGCCATCTACGCCCAAGACTTCACCGTGTTTGGCGGCTCGCTGTCGAAGGTCAACGGCGAAAAGATCGTCAAAACCCAAGAATTCGGGGCCACGAATGGTTTCCCAATTATCGCTATCAACGACGGTGGGGGCGCTCGCATTCAAGAGGGCGTGGATTCGTTGGCCATGTTTGCCGATATCTTCCGCAATAACGTCATGGCCTCAGGTGTGGTCCCGCAGATTTCGATCATCATGGGCCCGGCCGCCGGTGGGGCGGCCTACTCCCCTGCCCTGACCGATTTTGTGGTCATGGTTGACCAGACCTCTCACATGTTTATCACCGGCCCAGATGTCATCAAGTCGGTCACGGGTGAAGAGGTCGACATGGAAACCTTAGGAGGGGCTCGTCAACACAATGAGACCTCCGGGACGGCCGCGTATATGGCCGCTGACGAACAAGACGCCTTTGACTGGGTCTCTGAACTGCTCGACTACCTGCCGGCACATAATTTCATCACCCAAGAGGCAACTTTCCAGCAGGACTTAGAAACCAGTGTCGAAGATCTGGCCCTGGATACTATTATCCCGGACTCCGCGAACCAGCCATATGACATGCGTCAAGTCATCGCGGCCATCGTGGACGATGGGGCGTTGCTGCAGATCCAGGAACGATACGCACCCAACGTGATTGTGGGTCTGGCTCGCATCGAAGGTCGCACCGTGGGTGTGGTCGCGAACCAGCCGTCACAGCTGGCCGGCACCCTGGATATCGCGGCCTCGGAAAAGGCTGCACGCTTTGTACGGTTCTGTGATGCGTTCAGCATCCCGATCGTCACACTGGTCGATGTTCCTGGCTTCTTGCCCGGCGTCGACCAAGAACACTCCGGAATCATTCGCCGCGGTGCAAAACTCATTTACGCTTACGCTGAAGCAACCGTACCCAAGATTACGATTATCACGCGCAAGGCGTTTGGTGGCGCCTACATTGTCATGGGATCCAAGAAGCTGGGCGCCGACGTCAACCTTGCTTGGCCCACCGCCCAAATCGGTGTCATGGGCGCCCAGGGAGCCGTGAATATCTTGTATCGGCGAGATCTCGTCGCGGTCGAACAAGACGGCGGGGATGTCGAGGCACGACGGGCTGAGTTGATCGAAGATTACGAAACCGCACTACTGAACCCCTATGAGGCTGCTGACTCCGGGTACATTGACGCGGTCATCGCTCCGTCAGAGACCCGCGCACAAGTAGTGCGTGCCCTGCGGGCAACCGTGGCGAAACGTGAATCACGTCCAGCAAAGAAGCACGGAAACATACCACTATGA
- a CDS encoding amino acid ABC transporter permease yields MSTTYVLFDEPGPRARKIITILNIVVALIAVAVLVWVYLALAAQGQMRPHLWWNAINANAWGNYLLPGIQFTLQAAAIAVVSSVIFGLLFGFLRLAPFKLVRGLAMVVVEFFRAVPVLVLMVFFYFFFSQYLSGIIDPRDSAYYAVIVALTLYNGAVIAELVRSGVRSLPAGQREAALAVGMTTTGSLRTVEVPQALVAMLPSLVSQFVIILKDSALGYIIGFAELLRYSRHLGAGYGNILQALVVAAVIFIVINYALVWLAQRLSRRLSSRTSGDVGVGIPGMVQIAEDAPAESEPTETRSQAIIAQDRPRD; encoded by the coding sequence ATGAGTACCACCTATGTCCTCTTTGATGAACCAGGCCCACGGGCACGAAAAATCATCACTATCCTCAACATTGTCGTCGCACTCATTGCGGTCGCAGTGCTGGTATGGGTGTACCTCGCCTTAGCAGCACAAGGCCAAATGCGCCCACACCTCTGGTGGAACGCCATCAATGCCAACGCCTGGGGGAACTATCTGTTGCCCGGCATCCAGTTCACGCTCCAAGCCGCCGCCATCGCGGTGGTCTCCTCCGTGATCTTTGGCCTGCTATTCGGGTTCTTACGGCTCGCACCGTTCAAGCTCGTTCGAGGCCTCGCGATGGTGGTGGTCGAATTCTTCCGCGCAGTGCCCGTGCTGGTACTGATGGTATTTTTCTACTTTTTCTTCTCACAGTACTTATCTGGCATCATTGACCCGCGAGATTCCGCCTATTATGCGGTGATCGTTGCGCTGACACTTTATAACGGCGCAGTTATTGCTGAACTGGTGCGCTCCGGGGTGCGGTCGCTACCGGCTGGCCAACGTGAAGCGGCACTGGCCGTCGGAATGACCACTACGGGATCGCTTCGAACTGTTGAAGTCCCGCAAGCTCTGGTGGCCATGCTGCCATCGCTGGTATCCCAATTCGTGATCATCCTGAAAGACTCAGCACTGGGTTACATCATCGGGTTTGCTGAACTGTTGCGTTACTCACGCCATCTGGGCGCCGGCTACGGCAATATCCTGCAAGCGCTCGTTGTTGCAGCGGTGATCTTTATCGTCATCAACTACGCCCTGGTGTGGTTAGCACAACGCTTGTCACGACGTCTCAGTTCGCGCACATCAGGCGACGTCGGGGTGGGCATTCCCGGGATGGTACAAATCGCCGAAGACGCTCCCGCCGAGTCAGAACCCACCGAAACCCGGTCCCAAGCGATTATTGCCCAAGACCGACCGCGCGATTAG
- a CDS encoding amino acid ABC transporter permease gives MEDILFLFEQYPIFEGFWTNIQLAFWASISAFTLGVILALFRISPVRSMSWLSAAFINLVRNTPLTVLVVMAVLVFWGQLQISMHSNFDTNFFILATIALSVYHAPFFAEAIRSGVNTVPAGQAEAARSIGLGFFPAARHVIIPQALRGAITPIGNTLIALIKNTTVAAAGSVMEASGVMRTMIEFNPNVMVAIFLIIAIGFSLIVIPVGLLTTWLSVKLAVTR, from the coding sequence ATGGAAGATATTCTCTTTCTTTTTGAGCAATATCCCATCTTCGAAGGGTTTTGGACCAACATCCAACTGGCATTCTGGGCCAGCATTTCTGCCTTTACGCTTGGGGTCATCCTTGCTCTATTCCGCATCTCACCGGTGCGCTCAATGAGCTGGCTGAGTGCAGCATTCATCAACCTGGTACGAAATACACCGCTCACTGTGCTGGTTGTTATGGCTGTCCTCGTGTTCTGGGGCCAACTTCAAATCAGCATGCACTCAAACTTCGATACGAACTTTTTCATCCTGGCGACCATAGCCCTATCGGTATACCACGCCCCATTCTTTGCCGAAGCCATTCGTTCCGGTGTCAATACGGTACCCGCTGGACAAGCTGAAGCGGCCCGTTCCATCGGGCTCGGCTTTTTCCCCGCGGCGCGCCACGTGATCATTCCCCAGGCACTGCGAGGTGCTATTACCCCGATTGGTAATACACTTATCGCCTTGATTAAAAATACGACGGTAGCTGCCGCCGGATCCGTGATGGAGGCCTCCGGCGTGATGCGCACCATGATCGAATTCAACCCCAATGTCATGGTCGCGATCTTCTTGATTATCGCGATCGGATTCAGCCTGATCGTTATACCGGTGGGGCTCCTGACCACGTGGTTATCTGTGAAACTGGCGGTGACACGATGA
- a CDS encoding glutamate ABC transporter substrate-binding protein: protein MKTPWKKIAALGAAAALALSACSPGASEDAETDTEAEGNGGGGETITVGIKYDQPGLGFREGNNEPTGFDVDVAKAVLAEMGYEEDQIEWAEAPTPQRENMLENGQVDMIFATYSITEERAERVDFAGPYFMAGQDILVRVDDEEINGPEDLNGKNLCSVTGSTPAQNVRDTYADEVELVEQDGYSECLTFLQSGQVDAVTTDDIILAGLAASDEYAGEFKVVGEAFTEEPYGVGLPNGSTETCEQVNEAIQTLRDDGTIDELLAANTEGVDYEANAELNDNLELRECE from the coding sequence ATGAAGACACCATGGAAGAAAATAGCAGCCCTCGGCGCCGCTGCCGCTCTGGCATTATCGGCATGTTCCCCAGGGGCCTCAGAAGACGCAGAGACCGATACCGAAGCCGAAGGAAACGGCGGAGGTGGGGAGACCATCACCGTCGGGATCAAATATGACCAGCCGGGTCTTGGTTTCCGAGAAGGAAATAATGAACCCACCGGTTTCGACGTGGACGTAGCCAAGGCCGTGTTAGCCGAGATGGGTTATGAAGAAGATCAGATCGAATGGGCCGAAGCACCCACTCCGCAGCGTGAAAACATGCTGGAAAACGGACAGGTTGACATGATCTTCGCAACCTACTCCATCACCGAAGAACGTGCTGAGCGAGTCGACTTTGCAGGACCATACTTTATGGCCGGACAAGATATTTTGGTTCGCGTAGATGACGAAGAGATCAACGGACCAGAAGATCTCAATGGTAAGAACCTCTGTTCTGTTACTGGCTCCACCCCAGCACAAAACGTCCGCGATACCTACGCCGACGAAGTTGAATTGGTCGAACAAGACGGGTACAGCGAATGCCTGACCTTCTTGCAATCGGGTCAAGTTGATGCCGTTACGACCGACGACATTATCCTTGCCGGTCTTGCAGCTTCAGATGAATACGCTGGCGAGTTCAAAGTCGTAGGTGAAGCCTTCACGGAAGAACCCTATGGCGTCGGCCTGCCCAACGGTTCAACTGAGACCTGTGAACAGGTCAATGAAGCCATCCAGACGCTGCGTGATGACGGCACCATCGACGAACTGCTCGCAGCTAACACCGAAGGAGTTGACTACGAAGCAAATGCCGAGCTCAACGATAATCTTGAGCTGCGAGAGTGTGAATAA
- a CDS encoding amino acid ABC transporter ATP-binding protein yields the protein MTPETTKAPLVRISGVNKHFGNFKALSDINVDIPKGQVCIVVGPSGSGKSTLCRTINRLETIDDDGGYIEIDGKRLPEEGKALAALRADVGMVFQSFNLFAHKSILENVTLGPIKVRKLPKRQAEKEAMDYLDRVGVGEQARKLPAHLSGGQQQRVAIARALAMKPKVLLFDEPTSALDPEMVQEVLDVMVDLAAGGMTMVVVTHEMGFARKAGDRLLFMSEGAVIEDTTPENFFTNPQTARAQDFLSKILTE from the coding sequence ATGACGCCAGAGACCACGAAAGCACCGCTGGTCAGAATATCCGGAGTCAATAAACATTTCGGAAATTTCAAAGCACTATCCGATATTAACGTTGATATCCCAAAAGGCCAGGTCTGCATCGTTGTGGGCCCCTCTGGTTCCGGAAAATCCACGCTGTGCCGCACCATCAATCGTCTCGAAACGATTGACGACGACGGTGGTTACATCGAAATCGATGGGAAGCGCTTGCCGGAAGAGGGCAAAGCTCTTGCAGCGCTTCGAGCCGATGTTGGAATGGTGTTTCAGTCGTTTAACCTCTTTGCCCACAAGAGCATTCTCGAAAACGTCACGCTGGGACCGATCAAAGTCCGCAAGCTGCCCAAACGACAGGCAGAAAAAGAAGCCATGGACTACCTGGACCGAGTCGGCGTCGGCGAGCAAGCGCGGAAACTGCCAGCCCACTTATCTGGCGGGCAACAGCAACGCGTCGCAATCGCCCGAGCACTGGCGATGAAGCCCAAAGTCCTCCTCTTCGATGAACCCACCTCAGCGCTTGACCCTGAAATGGTCCAAGAAGTACTCGACGTCATGGTTGACCTAGCGGCCGGCGGGATGACCATGGTGGTCGTAACCCACGAAATGGGCTTCGCCCGCAAAGCAGGGGACCGGTTGCTCTTCATGTCCGAAGGCGCAGTCATAGAAGATACCACCCCAGAGAATTTCTTCACCAACCCTCAGACCGCACGGGCCCAAGACTTCCTATCCAAAATTTTGACCGAGTAA
- a CDS encoding DUF885 domain-containing protein: protein MPKTSIDALAERYAAGLAELDPVSATEIGLPGYADKLPDYSPDGAAALDELQARTLTQLHELTAANAQDKVTRSAMIERLTVDRELYATGLVELNNIASPVQDIRSTFDLMPTDTTEDWGNIAARLTQVEAALTGYQDRLEAAVKLGLPPAQRQVDACIRQSQAAAQGFFPELVATTEGLDQARHTELEDAAAQAAQAYADFAEYLASDLYPAARAEDAVGKDYYALASRRFLGAEIDLAETYQWGLAELARIVEQQHRVADLIHPGATIEEARQRLSADPARKLHGTEALRRWMQDLSDTTIEAMKQHFHIPTPMDYVEAMIAPTQDGGIYYTGPSADFSRPGRMWWSVPEGEETFTTWQQTTTVFHEGVPGHHLQIATAMLNADELNSWRRHWLWVSGHGEGWALYAEELMRELGYLDDPGDYLGMLDAQRMRAARVVFDIGVHCGFTAPDAWGAQSWDPGVGFAFLQEHLYESPGVLDFEFTRYLGWPGQAPSYAVGQRIWQQIRAQHEALPGFDLKTFHTRALQLGSMGLDTLEEALR, encoded by the coding sequence ATGCCCAAAACCTCGATTGATGCGCTGGCAGAGCGCTATGCAGCAGGTTTAGCCGAACTAGATCCTGTCTCAGCGACCGAAATCGGATTACCCGGTTACGCCGATAAGCTGCCGGATTATTCGCCCGATGGTGCCGCTGCACTCGATGAACTCCAGGCTCGTACCCTGACGCAACTGCACGAACTGACAGCAGCCAATGCCCAAGACAAGGTAACGCGCAGCGCAATGATCGAACGACTCACCGTCGATCGTGAGCTCTACGCGACCGGGCTCGTGGAGCTTAATAACATCGCTTCGCCAGTTCAAGACATTCGCTCCACCTTTGACTTGATGCCCACAGACACGACTGAAGACTGGGGCAATATTGCAGCACGTCTCACGCAGGTCGAGGCCGCCCTGACTGGCTATCAGGATCGACTCGAGGCTGCAGTCAAACTCGGGCTACCGCCGGCTCAACGCCAAGTCGATGCTTGCATTAGACAGTCTCAGGCAGCCGCGCAGGGCTTCTTTCCTGAGCTCGTCGCCACGACCGAGGGGCTTGATCAAGCACGACACACTGAGCTGGAGGATGCTGCAGCACAGGCTGCACAAGCCTATGCAGATTTCGCTGAGTACTTGGCCTCTGACCTGTATCCGGCAGCGCGTGCTGAAGATGCGGTGGGCAAAGATTACTATGCTCTGGCATCGCGGCGGTTTTTGGGCGCCGAAATCGATCTGGCCGAAACCTACCAGTGGGGTCTGGCTGAGCTTGCTCGCATCGTAGAGCAACAACACCGGGTGGCTGACCTTATCCACCCGGGAGCCACCATTGAGGAAGCCCGGCAGCGGCTATCTGCCGATCCGGCCCGAAAATTACACGGCACTGAGGCGCTGCGGCGATGGATGCAGGACCTGTCGGATACCACCATCGAAGCAATGAAGCAGCATTTTCATATTCCTACCCCCATGGACTACGTGGAAGCGATGATTGCGCCGACCCAGGACGGTGGGATCTACTACACGGGGCCCTCCGCAGACTTCTCCCGCCCCGGACGTATGTGGTGGTCAGTTCCAGAAGGCGAGGAAACGTTCACCACGTGGCAGCAAACTACCACGGTCTTCCATGAAGGGGTCCCGGGACATCATCTGCAAATCGCCACCGCGATGCTGAACGCTGACGAGTTGAACTCCTGGCGGCGTCACTGGTTGTGGGTGTCGGGTCATGGCGAAGGCTGGGCGCTCTATGCCGAGGAGCTCATGCGCGAGTTGGGATACCTCGACGATCCCGGAGATTACCTGGGCATGCTAGACGCTCAGCGGATGCGCGCCGCGCGGGTCGTTTTCGATATTGGTGTGCATTGTGGGTTTACCGCCCCGGACGCGTGGGGCGCACAAAGCTGGGATCCGGGGGTCGGTTTTGCTTTCTTGCAAGAGCATCTGTACGAGTCCCCTGGGGTTTTGGACTTTGAATTTACTCGGTACCTGGGATGGCCCGGACAAGCCCCGAGCTATGCGGTAGGGCAACGAATCTGGCAACAGATCAGGGCCCAGCACGAAGCCCTCCCGGGATTCGATCTCAAAACATTCCACACCCGCGCCTTACAGTTAGGTTCGATGGGACTCGACACGTTAGAAGAGGCACTTCGATGA
- a CDS encoding Maf family protein, with protein sequence MSTIILGSASAARTAILHRAGIPFIQQPADIDEEALTVDSDPPPVQAQALATAKAHAVADLLISTDQAQQPTYVLAADSIFEFEGRPYGKPHRPEVARARWRAQRGKSGTLHTGHCIIAVLEESKHRVLQETVSATVTFANASDKVIDDYIATGEPLGVAGGFTLEGHGATMISSVHGDPNAVLGLSLRAVRELLERVDVDLTALWEANT encoded by the coding sequence ATGAGCACCATTATCTTGGGATCGGCTTCTGCTGCTCGGACAGCTATCCTGCACAGGGCAGGCATACCGTTTATCCAACAACCTGCCGACATCGATGAGGAAGCTCTGACGGTGGATAGTGACCCACCACCAGTCCAAGCACAGGCTCTTGCCACCGCCAAAGCACACGCCGTCGCGGATCTACTCATCAGCACCGACCAAGCACAACAACCCACCTATGTCCTCGCTGCTGATTCGATCTTCGAGTTTGAAGGACGTCCTTACGGCAAGCCCCACCGACCTGAGGTTGCACGAGCTCGCTGGCGGGCACAGCGCGGCAAATCCGGAACCTTACACACCGGACACTGCATTATCGCGGTGCTGGAGGAATCGAAACATCGAGTGCTGCAAGAAACGGTCAGCGCCACGGTGACTTTTGCCAACGCCAGCGACAAGGTGATCGATGATTACATCGCCACGGGTGAGCCGTTGGGCGTTGCCGGCGGCTTCACCTTAGAAGGGCATGGGGCCACGATGATCTCGTCGGTCCATGGTGACCCCAATGCCGTCCTGGGTCTCTCGTTGCGCGCTGTGCGAGAGCTCTTAGAACGCGTCGACGTCGACCTCACCGCACTCTGGGAGGCGAACACCTAG